The sequence below is a genomic window from Ensifer adhaerens.
ACCCCGCCGCCGAGATGGGCGGCCAGATGTGCGACCTGAATTGCGGGCGTCATCGCGGGGCCTGCCAGTTGCAGACGCCGACGACCGCGGCCGGGTCGTGAGGCGGGATCGGATCACTCGAGAAGATCAGAAGATCGCGCCGGCCGAACGTGTCGGCAATGCGTTCTGCTAAAAGCCGGATGGTGATCGGGCGGCCCGAACAGATATTGACGACACCGTCCTGCCCCGTATCGGCGATGGCCGCTATCATGCGCCCTGCATCGGCAACATCGAGATAATCGCGAAGTTGGGTGCCAGCGGACAGGCGCGCATGCTCGCCGCGCGCGAGGCTGTCTCGAATGTAGGGTGCAAGCCGCCCCGCCTGTTCGCCCTCGCCGTGAAGATAAAAGAGGCGACACCATGTGAAGCGCTGGCCGGCAAGAGCCGTATGTCGCTGGAGCGCGAAATAGGTGGCAAGCTTGGCGGCCGCGTAATTGGTCGAGGGACCCAGCGGTGCGTCGGGCTGGATGCGCGTGGACGGCAGGCGATATTCCATGCAGGTGCCAAGGCCGATGACATGGCCCACTCCGGCTCTCGCGGCCGCGCGCGCCATCACGATGCTGCCCACCGTGCAGATGAAATTGTAGCGCGAGCGCTGGTAGGTTTTCGGATCGACATACCATGCCGCATGGATCAGCGTATCGTGCCCCGTGAGCGCACGCGTCCACCAGTCTTCACGCTCAGCGAAGAGATCGCGCGTCAGCACGACATTGACATTGGTCGTGGAAATTCCGGCCCGCAGCATGCTGCCCGGTCGCACCGCGGCTGTGACCTCGTGACCGGTTGCGAGCAGGTGCTTCAGGATCTGCCGACCCACGAAGCCGCTGGCACCGGTGAGGAAAACCCTGCTCATGCGCTGGCGTTGACACCCTCAAGGGCGGGCAGACTGATCGCGCGGGAAAAATCGAGGCCATAGCGCTCGGCATGCTCTCCCCATTCATGGTCTGCCTCGGTGATTTCGAGGAAGCGACGGTAATGGGCGTTTGCGAGACGCTGATGCTCCGGGCCCATGCCGGTATAGGCTTCAGCCAGGAAATAATGCGCGAAGGGCTGCCCTTCGTGACGATTGATGACCTCCTTGAAGGTCGTCGCCGCCAGTTCGAAATTGCCTTCGCGCATGTTGCGGTTCTTCACGAAATTCGCCTCAAGATTCATATCGAACATGAAACGCTTGAGCGCCGTCTTGTCAATGCCGGGGGCCTTAATGACATAATCCGTCATGTCGATGGCGCCGATGCGCAGGTGTTCGGGCGCAAGCCAGCCTTCGCGCTTGCACTGTTCGAAAAGCGCACTGCCGCGCAGTGGCGTGGCATAGTTGAAAAAGGCCCAGTCAAAGCCGGTTTCGAGAATGAACTGTCGCGTCTCTTCGCGTTCTGCATCGGTTTCGCCGGGGAGACCGATGACGAAGAAGGCGCAGGTGAAGATGCCGTTGGCCTGCAGGATTTCCACCGTCGGTTTGATGCGCGAGAAGGCAATCGGCTTGTATATGATCTCCTTCAGCACGCGTTTCGAGCCGGATTCGATGGCGAGGAAGATCGTATCAACACCCGCACGGCGCATCAGATACGCCATTTCCTCATCGATATAGGACATCGTGACGCCATTTGGCATCTCGACCCGTATGTTGAACTGGGCAAGCTTGCGGAACAAATCCTTTGCCCGGTCACGATTGAGCAGGAGCTGGTCATCATAAATGGTCAGGACGTTCAGACCATAGGTGTCGACCAGCTTGCGGACATGTTCAATGATGAGATCGACCGAGGCATAGCGCATGGAGGCGCCATGAAAGGACGGCTCGGCGCAGAAATTGCACTTGAACGGACAGCCCCGCGAGGTCACGAGGAAAAACTGCTTCGAGCTAGAGGCATATTTGACAAAAGGCGAGAAGGCCTCGCGCATGGAATAGGCCGGCACATCGACCAGTTCGTAATCGACGTCGATGACGCGGTCGAGATCCTCGGTGACGGCATGCGGCCGTGGCTTCGTCAATGCTTCGGACGTATTGCGGATCCAGGGATCGGTCTCGAAGGCGCTCATCATCTCCGGCGTGTTCAGAAGTTTCAGAAGACCGGCCTCGCCTTCGGAGAAGCAGAAGGCATCAAGGCTGACGCCCTCCTCGATCATGTCCCTGTGTCCGGTCGTGACCGCAGGCCCGCCGGCAACCTGGATGAGAGACGGAAACTCGGCCCGGACCATTTCGGAAAGACGCTGCAGCCATCCGAAGGAAATGTCATAGGACATCGAGAAGCCGACGACATCCACATCGCCGCGCGAAAGCGCCTGGCGCAGGCGGTCGGCCACGCTCATGGGGCTTGCAATGTTCAGATCCAGGATTTCGGCGTCGTGAAGCCCGTCGGATGCCTTGCGAATGTGCGAGGCGATCGTCAGCACACCGTAAGGAAAGGCCAGGAAGGAGCGCACGGACTTGATCTTCTTGTCCGTGTTCTTGCTGTTGTCGACGATGTAGGGCAACACCACCAGAAGCAGTTTGCGACCCGCGACCTTCACGTCGTGTTCGTCCATGTTCAGTAGCTCCCACTGCGCCGGATCATGCGCTTTGACCGACGACATCACAATTAGCAGATCCTGCAATACCCTGGCTGTCTTGCCCGAGACTGGCAAGGGCGGGCGCAGGTGTCAGAAGACAGGAATTTCGTGGGCTGGCGTCATCATTCCGGCGGCCGCATCGTAAAGTTCGCGCGGTGTCGACGCGCCGGCGAAATGCTCGCCCAGATGGACCAGAAGCGGCGTTACTCCGGTAAAAGCCGGTCCCGCCGCGCCTGTTGCCTCACGATAGACCGGACTGAAGAAGGGCAGGTAACGCCCATCCTTCCAGACCTTGAAGCCCGACTCATAGCGGTTCCGAATGATTTCGAAATCCCGGCGCGTTGCGGCGGCCTCGCAGTCCATCGCACACGAGCGGGCAAAATTTTCCTCCCAGTCTTGATGCTTCAATCCGTAAGTCATTCTGAACCAATGTTGGCTCATTCCGACCGACGCCGTCACCCCATAGGCGGATGGAAAAGGGAAGTCCGCCATCACCTCATCGTCGTCCATGTTGCGGCCGAGGTCGGCCATGAACTCGGCATGGCGGAGGGCGTTGTCATCGACCCGCCCGATGGCCGCCGAATTGCTGGCAGGACAGGTTCCGAGCACAGAGAAGGGCCGTTCGGAGAAAATGAACCGTCGCGCCGTCGCAATCACCTTGAACGCGCTATCCTGATCAACGATCGGATGTTCGAAGTAACGATTGCCGAAACGCCTGCGATTCTGCTCGATGAGATCCCGGCGCACGGCGGCATGATAGACGGAGAACATGAAGGTCGGCACGCGCCCTGCCCCCTCCCAGCCGAATGTCTTGCGCATCAGATCGTCCCGGGAGATCTCAATAATCCGGCAACCGGTGGGAACCGCAGTGTTCATTTCCTGCGGCCGCGCGCCGGGCCAGTGAAAGGTCAGGCGATTCCAGGAAATCGCATCAACATCCGGCACCCGCGCCTCGATCGCCGCGATGAGGTCTGCCGCGTCGGGATCGACATAGTCGTCGTCGCCGATGAAAGCCACCCAGCGGCCGGTGGCCGCCGCCATCGTCCGCTCCCAGTTGTCGACCATGGACAAAGGCTTGTCGGCTGAACGCAGATAGCGAATGCGCGGATCGCCGCCGAGGCGCTCGATGAAGGCATCCATGACCGATGGATCATCGGAATTGTCAGTCAGGACCAGTTCGATGTCATGACGCTTGGAGGCCAGAAGCGCTGAGATCGTCTCCTGAAAATAGACTTGCCGGTTGCGCGAGGGGACGCAGATCGAGAGGGCGGGCGCAGGTGTCAGGCCGGTAGCTCCATCGCGGTGTCGAGTTCGACGGCGGTTTTCTTTCGGCGAGCCTTGGGCGGTTTTTCCACCGCCAACTCCTCCGTCAGTCGTGGATCGTCAACGTGGGGATTGCCGTCACGAATTTCCCACCCCAGTCTCTGATAGAGGAAAGCTGACGCATGATCTCGTCCCTGAGATTCCATGGCAGTATCACAACCCTTTCCGGACGCAGCGCCATCAGCGTTTGCTCGTCCACGATGCGGATCCGGCTGCCAGGCATATATTGTCCCTGCTTTGCCGGGTTCTTGTCGGCGACGGCGGCGATGAGGTCGGATTTCACGCCCGAAAAGTTCAGCAGCGTGTTGCCCTTTGCCGCCGCGCCATAGGCCGCCACGCGCAGCCCCTTGCGGCGCGCATCGATGAGGAATTCGAGGAATGCATCGCGGACCTGCAGCGCACCGTCCTGCATGGACGCATAGGTTTCCGCGCGATCAAGTCCGGCCGCTCTCTCCGCATCGAGCACGGTTTTCACATTAGCGTTCAAGGCATGTGTGGCGCTTGCGTCCCGGCAGACAAAGACGCGCAGCGATCCGCCATGCCACGGCGTTTTCTCAACATCGAAAATACGCAGGCCGTTTGCCGCCATGATGCGCTCGACCGCCATAAGGGACAGATACGAGAAATGTTCGTGATAGGCCGTATCGAACTGGTTCTCGGCCATCATGTTGAGGATATGCGGAAACTCGAAGGTCGCCACGCCGTCCGGCTTGAGCAGGCGAGCAAAGCCGCTGACGAAATCGTTGATGTCGGGCACGTGGGCGAGAACGTTGTTGGCCGCCATCAGGTCCGCCTGCTTGCCCTCTACGACGAGCCTGTCTGCAAGCGCCTGCCCGAAGAACTCTTCGACGATATCAATACCCCTGGCGCGGGCCGCCGTCGCGGTGCTCTTCGTCGGCTCGACGCCCAGGCAGGCGATGCCGCGCGCTTTGACATATTGCAGCAGATAGCCGTCATTGGCGGCGATCTCGACCACATGCGACTGCGGGCCGAGGCCGAAGCGCGTCGCCATGTCCTCGACATAGCGCTCGGCATGGGAAAGCCAGCTTTGCGAGAAGGAGGAGAAATAGGCATAGCTTTCGGAGAAGAAAGTTTCGCGACCGGCGAAATCCTCCGTCTGAACCAGAAGGCAATCGCGGCAGACGCGGACGACCAGCGGATACCAGAGCTCAGGCTTCGCAAGGTCGCCTTCCGCCAGATAGGAATTCGAGGGTGGAGCCGTTCCAAGGTCGAGGAAGGGCGAAAAGTGCGTGCTGCCGCAGTGCCGGCATTTCATCATGCAATTCCTTCAAAACCGGGGGCAATGCGGGGGAAAGCCTCGTCGCGCGGCGACCGGTTGATAACGGGCAGCGGCCAACCGATACCGAGCGCCGGGTCGAGCGCGTCGAGCCCCCCTTCATGGGCGGCCGCATAGGGCGCCGTGTGGAGATAGATCATCCTGACGTCATCCGTCAGCGCCTGAAAACCATGCGCGCAGCCCTCGGGGATCATTAGGGCGCGGCCGTTGCCTTCTGTCAGTTCCACGACGACCGACCGGAGGAATGTCGGCGAACCCTTACGTAAATCAACAGCGACATCGAGGATGCTTCCCGCAATACAGGAGACAAGCTTCATCTCGGCATGCGGCGGATGCTGGAAATGCAGCCCGCGTACTGTTCCGGCCTGCCTTGTGCCGGTTTCATTGATCTGGGCGATGGGACCGCGCCAGCCGGCCATGGCCAGTTCGTCCGGCTCGAACAGGCGCGACAGGAAGC
It includes:
- a CDS encoding dTDP-6-deoxy-L-talose 4-dehydrogenase (NAD+), with the protein product MSRVFLTGASGFVGRQILKHLLATGHEVTAAVRPGSMLRAGISTTNVNVVLTRDLFAEREDWWTRALTGHDTLIHAAWYVDPKTYQRSRYNFICTVGSIVMARAAARAGVGHVIGLGTCMEYRLPSTRIQPDAPLGPSTNYAAAKLATYFALQRHTALAGQRFTWCRLFYLHGEGEQAGRLAPYIRDSLARGEHARLSAGTQLRDYLDVADAGRMIAAIADTGQDGVVNICSGRPITIRLLAERIADTFGRRDLLIFSSDPIPPHDPAAVVGVCNWQAPR
- a CDS encoding Radical SAM superfamily enzyme YgiQ, UPF0313 family → MDEHDVKVAGRKLLLVVLPYIVDNSKNTDKKIKSVRSFLAFPYGVLTIASHIRKASDGLHDAEILDLNIASPMSVADRLRQALSRGDVDVVGFSMSYDISFGWLQRLSEMVRAEFPSLIQVAGGPAVTTGHRDMIEEGVSLDAFCFSEGEAGLLKLLNTPEMMSAFETDPWIRNTSEALTKPRPHAVTEDLDRVIDVDYELVDVPAYSMREAFSPFVKYASSSKQFFLVTSRGCPFKCNFCAEPSFHGASMRYASVDLIIEHVRKLVDTYGLNVLTIYDDQLLLNRDRAKDLFRKLAQFNIRVEMPNGVTMSYIDEEMAYLMRRAGVDTIFLAIESGSKRVLKEIIYKPIAFSRIKPTVEILQANGIFTCAFFVIGLPGETDAEREETRQFILETGFDWAFFNYATPLRGSALFEQCKREGWLAPEHLRIGAIDMTDYVIKAPGIDKTALKRFMFDMNLEANFVKNRNMREGNFELAATTFKEVINRHEGQPFAHYFLAEAYTGMGPEHQRLANAHYRRFLEITEADHEWGEHAERYGLDFSRAISLPALEGVNASA
- a CDS encoding Glycosyltransferase involved in cell wall bisynthesis (non-canonical start codon;~manually curated), with amino-acid sequence MTPAPALSICVPSRNRQVYFQETISALLASKRHDIELVLTDNSDDPSVMDAFIERLGGDPRIRYLRSADKPLSMVDNWERTMAAATGRWVAFIGDDDYVDPDAADLIAAIEARVPDVDAISWNRLTFHWPGARPQEMNTAVPTGCRIIEISRDDLMRKTFGWEGAGRVPTFMFSVYHAAVRRDLIEQNRRRFGNRYFEHPIVDQDSAFKVIATARRFIFSERPFSVLGTCPASNSAAIGRVDDNALRHAEFMADLGRNMDDDEVMADFPFPSAYGVTASVGMSQHWFRMTYGLKHQDWEENFARSCAMDCEAAATRRDFEIIRNRYESGFKVWKDGRYLPFFSPVYREATGAAGPAFTGVTPLLVHLGEHFAGASTPRELYDAAAGMMTPAHEIPVF
- a CDS encoding Methyltransferase domain-containing protein, which produces MMKCRHCGSTHFSPFLDLGTAPPSNSYLAEGDLAKPELWYPLVVRVCRDCLLVQTEDFAGRETFFSESYAYFSSFSQSWLSHAERYVEDMATRFGLGPQSHVVEIAANDGYLLQYVKARGIACLGVEPTKSTATAARARGIDIVEEFFGQALADRLVVEGKQADLMAANNVLAHVPDINDFVSGFARLLKPDGVATFEFPHILNMMAENQFDTAYHEHFSYLSLMAVERIMAANGLRIFDVEKTPWHGGSLRVFVCRDASATHALNANVKTVLDAERAAGLDRAETYASMQDGALQVRDAFLEFLIDARRKGLRVAAYGAAAKGNTLLNFSGVKSDLIAAVADKNPAKQGQYMPGSRIRIVDEQTLMALRPERVVILPWNLRDEIMRQLSSIRDWGGKFVTAIPTLTIHD
- a CDS encoding dTDP-4-dehydrorhamnose 3,5-epimerase, which gives rise to MSGNRFAIEPTPISGVCIVTRRRLVDERGFLSRLFEPDELAMAGWRGPIAQINETGTRQAGTVRGLHFQHPPHAEMKLVSCIAGSILDVAVDLRKGSPTFLRSVVVELTEGNGRALMIPEGCAHGFQALTDDVRMIYLHTAPYAAAHEGGLDALDPALGIGWPLPVINRSPRDEAFPRIAPGFEGIA